The genomic segment CGGACTCTTTTGAGAACTCGGTTCAATCTGCGGAATCTCTCGAGCGACATCGATTGACGTTTGGCCGCTTGCGCGCCGAACTGGCGCTCGATCCCAGCCTCGCGAGCACGGCTGGCCGGCGGCGCTCCTGACCAATTGAGCGGGTTCAGGGCTCCTCACCCAGGATCGCGGCGGCCACTGCGCAGCTTCACACCGACTCCGCGGCCATTCTCGTCGATGAAGTCGACGCCGGCCGCCTCGAGGGTTCGCCGCACCACGATCAGGGTCGCGCGCCGCGGCTGAGTGAAACCGGCCTCGAGCTGGCGGACGGTGACAATCCCGACCTGCGCCTCGTCGGCCAAGCGTTGCTGGCTCCAGTCCAGCAAGCCTCGCGCGGCCCGGCATTGCTCCGGCGTGATCATCGGCAGGTCA from the Bradyrhizobium sp. WBAH42 genome contains:
- a CDS encoding helix-turn-helix domain-containing protein; the encoded protein is MITPEQCRAARGLLDWSQQRLADEAQVGIVTVRQLEAGFTQPRRATLIVVRRTLEAAGVDFIDENGRGVGVKLRSGRRDPG